The Arachis ipaensis cultivar K30076 chromosome B07, Araip1.1, whole genome shotgun sequence genome includes a window with the following:
- the LOC107606739 gene encoding structural maintenance of chromosomes protein 3-like — MQFKQLIPCDVENDDTSTQIIRHLNAHKGGRVTFIPLNRVRAPRITYPQSSDVIPLLKKLNFKHDYNPAFSQVFARTVVCKNLDVASRVARTDGLDCITLDGDQVSKKGSMTGGFYDHRRSKLKFMNIIKQNEDEIHSKEEELMKVRSALQEIDQKITELVSEQQKIEAECAHGKSELEQFKQDIANANKQKQLISKALSKKVLLYFLYYISILYKQTEARKAELETNLTTNLRRRKRELEAVISSADDDTLGVDAGLKAQELSDAKLLVDDATEQLRRVSDSISARSKEIKQIKEEINKLKSLEDEYERKLQEETKELEQSLSKKNIYILLKKRNIQRK; from the exons ATGCAATTTAAACAGCTTATTCCTTGTGATGTTGAAAATGATGACACGTCAACCCAGATAATTAGACATCTTAACGCACATAAAGGTGGACGAGTTACATTTATCCCACTTAACAGAGTGAGGGCACCACGCATTACTTATCCCCAGAGTTCTGATGTCATCCCTCTCTTaaagaaattgaattttaaacatGACTATAACCCTGCATTCAGTCAG GTATTTGCCCGAACGGTTGTGTGCAAGAATTTGGATGTGGCATCAAGGGTTGCCAGGACTGATGGTCTTGACTGCATAACACTGGATG GTGATCAAGTTAGCAAGAAAGGTAGTATGACGGGAGGATTTTATGATCACAGACGATCAAAATTGAAGTTTATGAATATCATTAAGCAAAATGAAGATGAAATTCACTCAAAAGAGGAGGAATTGATGAAAGTTAGATCTGCCCTGCAAG AGATAGACCAAAAGATCACTGAACTTGTTTCCGAGCAGCAGAAGATTGAGGCTGAGTGTGCTCATGGAAAATCAGAATTGGAACAATTTAAGCAGGACATTGCAAATGCTAACAAGCAGAAGCAATTGATTTCTAAGGCACTTTCAAAAAAGGTGTTATTATATTTTCTATATTATATTTCTATATTATACAAGCAGACGGAAGCACGGAAAGCGGAGCTGGAAACTAATCTAACAACAAACCTGAGGAGAAGAAAGCGAGAGTTGGAAGCTGTAATATCATCTGCTGATGATGACACTCTGGGTGTAGATGCTGGATTGAAGGCGCAGGAACTTAGCGATGCTAAATTGTTAGTTGATGATGCAACGGAGCAGCTTAGAA GAGTCTCTGATAGTATAAGTGCACGATCAAAGGAAATTAAACAGATCAAAGAAGAAATCAATAAGTTGAAG TCTTTGGAGGATGAATATGAAAGAAAACTTCAGGAAGAAACAAAAGAATTAGAGCAGTCGCtgagtaaaaaaaatatatatattctgCTAAAGAAGAGGAATATACAAAGAAAATAA
- the LOC107609832 gene encoding uncharacterized protein LOC107609832 isoform X2, with the protein MTVLKRYVLRIFISLKHITANVVDRNHGHIVATSSTAEHSIKQSLECGRSCNAKAAAVVGEVLAMRLKVEGLKDGQGRGIHVNVTKEIEKKGFKSQTKVWAIVNALKNNGVKLIDEDDGNDSSPSHS; encoded by the coding sequence ATGACTGTTTTGAAGCGGTATGTGCTGAGAATCTTCATATCATTGAAACACATTACGGCAAACGTGGTGGATAGAAACCATGGTCATATTGTAGCAACATCCTCCACGGCGGAGCACTCCATTAAACAGTCGCTTGAGTGCGGTCGGTCCTGCAATGCGAAAGCAGCTGCTGTTGTTGGGGAGGTATTGGCCATGCGGCTCAAAGTTGAGGGACTTAAGGATGGACAAGGAAGAggaattcatgtcaatgtaactAAGGAAATAGAGAAGAAGGGATTTAAGAGCCAAACCAAGGTTTGGGCTATTGTTAATGCCCTTAAAAACAATGGTGTTAAACTCATAGATGAAGATGATGGTAACGATTCTTCTCCTAGTCATTCATAG
- the LOC107609832 gene encoding uncharacterized protein LOC107609832 isoform X1 encodes MQQNNMSFESMYTVRTLKERYVLRIFISLKHITANVVDRNHGHIVATSSTAEHSIKQSLECGRSCNAKAAAVVGEVLAMRLKVEGLKDGQGRGIHVNVTKEIEKKGFKSQTKVWAIVNALKNNGVKLIDEDDGNDSSPSHS; translated from the exons ATGCAACAGAATAACATGAGTTTTGAATCCATGTACACTGTTCGAACACTGAAAGAG CGGTATGTGCTGAGAATCTTCATATCATTGAAACACATTACGGCAAACGTGGTGGATAGAAACCATGGTCATATTGTAGCAACATCCTCCACGGCGGAGCACTCCATTAAACAGTCGCTTGAGTGCGGTCGGTCCTGCAATGCGAAAGCAGCTGCTGTTGTTGGGGAGGTATTGGCCATGCGGCTCAAAGTTGAGGGACTTAAGGATGGACAAGGAAGAggaattcatgtcaatgtaactAAGGAAATAGAGAAGAAGGGATTTAAGAGCCAAACCAAGGTTTGGGCTATTGTTAATGCCCTTAAAAACAATGGTGTTAAACTCATAGATGAAGATGATGGTAACGATTCTTCTCCTAGTCATTCATAG